A segment of the Superficieibacter sp. HKU1 genome:
CCGCCGCCATTACCGTTTCCTGTGCCATTCTCGGGCTGGTGCTGGTAGTGACGCGCGACGGCTGGCTAAGCCTGTTTATGGCGGCGGTGGTTGTTCCGGACACGACGCTACTGCCGCTACTGTGCATCGTGATGCTTCCGGCATGGCTTTTACTGGCGGGTAAGCCGATGCTCATGGCATATCGTAAGAAAGAGTAACAAGATTATCGGGTTACGCCTGAATCCAAAGGAAAAATAGTCTGAGAAACACGCTTTTTTGTGAACGCCGTCAGGTAATGAGTGCTGAAAGCGTGTACTGTGTAAACGCATACATTTGTCTTTGATAAGGATAAAAAAGCATGGTTTACCAGGCAAATCCCGCACGTTATGAGACCATGGAATATCGCCGCTGTGGGCAAAGCGGGCTTAAACTTCCGGCGGTATCGCTGGGGTTATGGCACAACTTCGGCGATGCAACGCTGGTAGAAAAAAGCCGTCAGCTTTTACAGCACGCATTCGATCTGGGCATTACGCATTTTGATTTAGCCAACAACTACGGCCCGCCCCCGGGATCGGCTGAAAGCAATTTTGGCCGCATCCTGCGTGAAGATTTCCTGCCCTATCGCGATGAGCTGATTATCTCCTCTAAAGCGGGCTACACCATGTGGGACGGCCCTTACGGCGACTGGGGCTCGCGCAAATACCTGATCTCAAGTCTCGATCAAAGCCTGAAGCGGATGGGGCTGGAATATGTGGACATCTTCTATCACCATCGCCCGGATCCGGATACGCCGCTAAGTGAAACCATGCGCGCGCTGGATCATCTTGTGCGTCAGGGAAAAGCGCTTTATGTGGGCATTTCCAATTACCCGGCGGAACTGGCGCGTCAGGCGATAGATATCCTGAACGATCTCGGCACGCCGTGCCTTATTCACCAGCCTAAATATTCGATGTTTGAGCGCTGGGTGGAAGATGGATTGCTGGACGTGCTACAGGAAAAAGGCGTGGGCAGCATCGCGTTTTCACCGCTGGCGGGCGGCCTGTTAACGGATCGCTATCTTAACGGTATTCCTGCGGACTCTCGTGCCGCCAGCGGCAGCCGTTTCTTAAATCCCGAGCAGATTACCGAAGGCAAAGTTGAAAAGATCCGCCAGCTTAACGCGCTGGCAGAAAAACGTGGGCAGAAGCTATCGCAGATGGCGCTTGCCTGGGCACTGCGCGGTGACCGCGTGACGTCAGTGCTGATTGGTGCCAGCAAAACTGCGCAGCTTGATGATGCCGCAGGGATGCTAAAAAACCGTCAGTTCAGCGAGCAGGAATGTGCCGCCATTGACGCGATTCTGAACCGCGCGGACTGACACGTTTTTTAACAAAAAATGCGCCTGAATGTAATTTAAGAGTTAAACCGATGCTTCAGGGCTTTACCGCCCCGTAATATTTGTTTAACAGACCGATATCGATCCGGTCGTGAAGGAGAAAATTATGTTCAGGTCGCTGATTCTGGCTGTGGTACTGGCCGCCTCAACCGCCCCGCTTATTGCCAGCGCGGAAGAAATTACCCTGTTGCCATCAATTAAGTTACAGATTGGCGATCGCGATCGTTCAGGTCACTATTGGGACGGCGATCACTGGCGCGATCGTGATTACTGGCACCGGAATTACGAATGGCGGCAAAATCGCTGGTGGCGTCATGAACCTCCACGTCACCGGGGATGGGACAACCGCCGCGCTTATGAACGCGGCTATCGCGAAGGCTGGCACGACCGCAATGACCGTCGTGGCCCTCCAGGACGCGGCCATCACGGACATCATCATTAAGAAAACGCCGTGACCTGAATCAGGTCGCGGCGTCAGACTGCTGACAAATGTTTTACCGTGGAATGATGCCTGGCGGCGCTGCGCTTGCTCAGGCCTACGAATGGCAACTAACTTATTGATAGTGAAGATTTGTAGGCTGGGTAAGGCGTAGGCGCCACCCAGCAAATGGCAACTAACTCATTGATAGTGAAGTTTTTGTAGGCCGGGTAAGGCGTAGCCACCACCCGGCAAATGGCAACTAACTCATTGATAGTGATGATTTTGTAGGCCGGGTAAGGCGTAGCCGCCACCCGGCAAAACGGTGTACAGAATAGCAAATCAGGTTGGTCATCAACTTCACGGCGTTTTATCAGGCTAAATCCAGTAATGTTCCCACCAGCAGCCAGCCGTTAAGCACCACCACCAGTACCACAATGGTCCAGCCGGTCCGCTTAACCAGCGTGCTGTTGACCAGTTCCCCCATCAATTGACGGTTACTGGTGAACACCAGCAGCGGCACCAGCGCCAGCGCAATACCAAAGCTGAGCAGCACCTGACTCATCACCAGAATACGGGTTGGATCTAACCCCATCAGAATGACGATAAACGACGGCAGCATCGTCACCGTGCGGCGCACCCACAGCGGAATGTGGAACCGAATAAAGCCCTGCATCACCACCTGCCCGGCCAGGGTTCCCACCACCGTTGACGACAGCCCGGCAGCCACCAGACTCAGCCCGAATACGGTTGCCGCCGCATGGCTGAGCAGCGGCTCCAGCGTCAGATAGGCCTCTTCCAGATCCGCAATTCCGGTGTGGCCGTTGAAGTGAAACGCTGCCGCCGCGGTTGCCATCATCGCCAGGTTAACGAATCCGGCAATGGTCATCGCAAACGCCACGTCCCAGCGGGTCGCGGAGTAGCGCTCTTTACGCGTACCGGCGTGTTGGTTCTGGGTCAGAGAAGAGTGCAGATAAATAACGTGAGGCATGATAGTCGCCCCCAATACACCTGCCGCCAGGAATACCGCATCTGTTCCCGGCAGCGAAGGAATAATCATGCCGCGCGTCAGGGCCGCCATTTCCGGGCGCGAAAATATCAGTTCAACAATATAGGCTGCCGCAACAAACAGCAGCAGTCCACCGATCACCACTTCCAGCGGTTTTTGCCCGCGGCGCTGGAGCATCAGGATCAAAAAAGTCGCGATCCCGGTCAGCACCGCACCCTGTAACAGCGAAACGCCTAACAGCATTTTGAAACCAATCGCGGCGC
Coding sequences within it:
- the mgrA gene encoding L-glyceraldehyde 3-phosphate reductase, whose translation is MVYQANPARYETMEYRRCGQSGLKLPAVSLGLWHNFGDATLVEKSRQLLQHAFDLGITHFDLANNYGPPPGSAESNFGRILREDFLPYRDELIISSKAGYTMWDGPYGDWGSRKYLISSLDQSLKRMGLEYVDIFYHHRPDPDTPLSETMRALDHLVRQGKALYVGISNYPAELARQAIDILNDLGTPCLIHQPKYSMFERWVEDGLLDVLQEKGVGSIAFSPLAGGLLTDRYLNGIPADSRAASGSRFLNPEQITEGKVEKIRQLNALAEKRGQKLSQMALAWALRGDRVTSVLIGASKTAQLDDAAGMLKNRQFSEQECAAIDAILNRAD
- a CDS encoding DUF2502 domain-containing protein; amino-acid sequence: MFRSLILAVVLAASTAPLIASAEEITLLPSIKLQIGDRDRSGHYWDGDHWRDRDYWHRNYEWRQNRWWRHEPPRHRGWDNRRAYERGYREGWHDRNDRRGPPGRGHHGHHH
- a CDS encoding Nramp family divalent metal transporter — its product is MSNSRVESTTGRAARRLRLALMGPAFIAAIGYIDPGNFATNIQAGASFGYQLLWVVVWANLMAMLIQVLSAKLGIATGKNLAEQIRDHYPRPLVWFYWVQAEIIAMATDLAEFIGAAIGFKMLLGVSLLQGAVLTGIATFLILMLQRRGQKPLEVVIGGLLLFVAAAYIVELIFSRPEMAALTRGMIIPSLPGTDAVFLAAGVLGATIMPHVIYLHSSLTQNQHAGTRKERYSATRWDVAFAMTIAGFVNLAMMATAAAAFHFNGHTGIADLEEAYLTLEPLLSHAAATVFGLSLVAAGLSSTVVGTLAGQVVMQGFIRFHIPLWVRRTVTMLPSFIVILMGLDPTRILVMSQVLLSFGIALALVPLLVFTSNRQLMGELVNSTLVKRTGWTIVVLVVVLNGWLLVGTLLDLA